In a genomic window of Allomeiothermus silvanus DSM 9946:
- a CDS encoding 3-hydroxyacyl-CoA dehydrogenase: MPREIAVLGAGTMGRGIAQVAAQAGHTVWLYDPNAQALERAKAGIGADLAKQAEKGRLAEAPEAVLERVLIAAELNDGIAAAAWVIEAAPENLELKQKLLAQAARLAPEAILATNTSTLSVSAIAAACPRPERVIGLHFFNPAPRMRLVEVIPGLRTAPEVTEEALELARSWGKEPVRVADMPGFLVNRVARPFYGEALRLHGEGIPKEHIDWIARGLGFPMGPFELMDLIGLDVNLAASRSVYEGFFGEPRYRPHPLQAQRVAAGMLGRKTGTGWYPYPPGPPPPPEAPSANLEQAPTAFIVGPHPLAQALRQRYRHTEDIAKADLVLDCRVKPERKESFSEPLPVVTLVWGHSTSAALGIYSDRPVAGFSLVPPLSEKSIAEVYAPLSGANPAVQLAKRYFEAHGHRVLELPDQPGGVGFRILALLINEAVSAVAEGLATPADLDRAMRLGTGYPRGPLEWAEAIWLKPVLRALESLHDELGEDRYRPHPLLYRMVASGSQSFGSTGNSQTASAAILLTQGGNA; this comes from the coding sequence ATGCCACGGGAAATAGCCGTTCTAGGGGCAGGAACTATGGGCCGAGGCATCGCCCAGGTCGCAGCGCAGGCGGGACACACCGTCTGGTTATACGACCCCAACGCCCAAGCCCTCGAGCGGGCCAAGGCCGGAATCGGCGCTGACCTGGCCAAGCAAGCCGAGAAAGGCCGCTTGGCCGAAGCGCCAGAGGCTGTCCTCGAGCGGGTCCTGATCGCCGCAGAACTGAACGATGGCATAGCCGCTGCCGCCTGGGTGATCGAAGCTGCCCCGGAGAACCTCGAGCTCAAGCAAAAGCTTCTGGCCCAAGCCGCCCGACTCGCTCCAGAGGCGATCCTGGCCACCAACACCTCTACCCTTTCGGTCTCGGCGATTGCCGCCGCCTGCCCCCGCCCAGAGCGGGTGATCGGGTTGCATTTTTTCAACCCGGCTCCGCGGATGCGGCTGGTGGAGGTGATTCCCGGCCTTCGCACTGCTCCTGAAGTAACCGAGGAGGCGCTCGAGTTGGCCCGAAGCTGGGGCAAGGAACCGGTGCGGGTAGCGGACATGCCGGGCTTCTTGGTGAACCGGGTGGCCCGGCCCTTCTATGGCGAGGCGCTGCGGCTACATGGGGAGGGCATCCCCAAAGAGCACATCGACTGGATCGCCAGGGGCCTGGGCTTTCCCATGGGGCCTTTCGAGCTGATGGACCTGATCGGGCTGGATGTAAACCTGGCAGCCAGCCGCTCGGTGTACGAGGGCTTCTTCGGCGAGCCGCGCTACCGGCCCCACCCCTTGCAGGCCCAGCGGGTCGCCGCGGGAATGCTGGGGCGCAAAACCGGCACGGGGTGGTATCCCTATCCGCCGGGCCCTCCCCCACCCCCCGAGGCCCCCTCGGCAAACCTCGAGCAAGCCCCCACTGCCTTCATCGTGGGGCCGCATCCGCTGGCTCAGGCCTTGCGACAGCGCTACCGGCACACCGAGGACATAGCCAAGGCCGACTTGGTGCTGGATTGCCGGGTGAAGCCCGAGCGCAAGGAAAGTTTTTCAGAGCCGCTACCGGTGGTTACGCTGGTCTGGGGGCACTCCACCAGTGCCGCCCTAGGAATCTACTCAGACCGTCCGGTAGCAGGGTTCAGCCTGGTGCCGCCGCTGAGCGAAAAGAGCATCGCGGAGGTCTACGCGCCGCTTTCAGGGGCGAACCCGGCGGTGCAACTGGCCAAGCGTTACTTCGAGGCCCACGGCCACCGGGTGCTCGAGCTTCCCGATCAGCCCGGCGGAGTGGGGTTTCGAATCCTGGCCTTGCTGATTAACGAGGCGGTTTCGGCGGTAGCGGAGGGGCTGGCGACCCCAGCCGACCTCGACCGGGCCATGCGGCTCGGTACCGGGTACCCCCGGGGTCCTTTAGAATGGGCCGAGGCCATCTGGCTCAAGCCGGTTCTGCGTGCTCTGGAAAGCCTCCACGACGAGCTGGGCGAAGACCGTTATCGGCCACACCCCCTGCTATACCGAATGGTCGCATCCGGTAGCCAATCCTTCGGGAGTACGGGGAATTCTCAAACCGCTAGTGCTGCAATTCTTCTGACGCAAGGAGGTAATGCATGA
- a CDS encoding ABC transporter substrate-binding protein — MKRALIGLLALGMGLSLAQQAPLKIGVVVSATGPAASLGIPERNTLVILEEQVNRRGGVAGRPVQFIIIDDASDTTQAVRATRKLIQEDGVLAIIGTTTTPASLGMIDPAAEAGIPVISLAANLEIVAPVDEKRRWIFKTPQTEQQMSTPIVQDMKANGVKTAAYIGFNDAYGEGWAKAFEAAAKEAGITVVASERFARTDTSVTGQILRILSRNPDAVLIGGSGTAPVLPQRTLKERGYKGLIYQTHGVANPDFLRVGGDNVIGTRLPAGPILVFDQLPSSFPNKNVAQSYVQQYEAKYGIGSYSTFGGHAYDAWAILRPALERALKKEQTSNLAAFRKVLRDEIEATKGVVGTHGIFTMSPTDHLGLKFQEAAVMVEVVKGESGKLEWKLVRTFR; from the coding sequence ATGAAGCGAGCTTTAATCGGACTTCTGGCACTGGGAATGGGGCTCTCGCTAGCCCAACAGGCCCCGCTCAAGATCGGGGTGGTAGTTTCGGCCACCGGCCCCGCGGCCAGCTTGGGCATCCCCGAACGCAACACGCTGGTGATCTTGGAGGAGCAAGTCAACCGCCGCGGGGGCGTGGCGGGCCGCCCGGTGCAGTTCATCATCATCGACGACGCCTCGGACACTACCCAAGCGGTGCGGGCTACCCGCAAGCTCATCCAAGAAGACGGGGTGCTGGCCATCATCGGAACCACCACCACCCCGGCCTCCTTGGGCATGATCGACCCTGCTGCTGAGGCGGGCATTCCCGTGATCTCGCTGGCCGCCAACCTCGAGATCGTCGCCCCGGTAGACGAGAAGCGCCGCTGGATTTTCAAAACCCCCCAGACCGAGCAGCAGATGAGCACCCCCATCGTGCAGGACATGAAAGCCAACGGTGTCAAGACCGCTGCCTATATCGGTTTCAACGACGCCTACGGGGAGGGTTGGGCCAAAGCCTTCGAAGCCGCGGCCAAGGAAGCCGGGATCACCGTGGTGGCTTCGGAACGCTTCGCCCGCACCGACACCTCGGTGACCGGTCAAATCCTCCGCATCCTCTCTCGCAACCCCGATGCAGTGCTCATCGGCGGCTCGGGCACCGCCCCGGTGCTGCCCCAGCGCACCCTTAAGGAGCGGGGGTACAAGGGCCTCATCTACCAGACCCACGGCGTCGCTAACCCCGACTTCTTGCGGGTAGGGGGGGACAACGTGATCGGCACCCGGCTGCCAGCAGGCCCCATTTTGGTCTTTGACCAACTTCCCAGCAGCTTCCCCAACAAAAACGTAGCCCAAAGCTACGTGCAGCAGTACGAAGCCAAATACGGCATCGGTAGCTACTCGACCTTTGGCGGGCACGCCTACGACGCCTGGGCAATTTTGCGCCCGGCCCTGGAGCGCGCGCTCAAGAAAGAGCAGACCAGCAACCTGGCTGCTTTCCGTAAGGTGCTGCGCGACGAGATCGAGGCCACCAAGGGCGTGGTTGGTACCCATGGCATCTTCACCATGTCCCCCACCGACCACCTGGGCCTCAAGTTCCAGGAGGCCGCGGTGATGGTCGAGGTGGTGAAGGGCGAGAGCGGCAAGCTCGAATGGAAACTGGTGCGGACGTTCAGGTAA
- a CDS encoding branched-chain amino acid ABC transporter permease: MDWTIAAFLAADAVQNGTIYALLALALVLVFAVTRVILVPIGELLVFAPLTYVFFLPSGISGLPLQGVIPGTAWLSAGMLAVWAALDRAAPRRAGVLLGGALAVLGLAWWGAHGVPLWLGWILAVLIVFPIGPASYRLFFEPAKNASVLTYLIIAVGLHFAYQGLGLVFFGPEQYRLPAILPGQTPIGSVPINNQAFLVYGFALFCMLGLYGFFTRSLYGKALRACAVNRLGARLLGISPAQAGYVSFGIATLIACVAGMLLAPLIQPAYFQGFLLGLKGFVAGILGGLISYPLAVIGAIVVGGLEAWASFQASAFKDAIVFALLLPILFWRSLRSPEVEEEE; encoded by the coding sequence ATGGACTGGACTATCGCCGCCTTCCTCGCCGCCGACGCGGTGCAAAACGGCACCATCTACGCGCTGCTGGCGCTGGCATTGGTGCTGGTGTTTGCGGTGACCCGGGTGATCCTGGTACCCATCGGTGAGCTGTTGGTTTTTGCCCCTCTGACCTACGTATTCTTCCTACCCAGCGGGATAAGCGGCTTGCCGCTTCAGGGGGTAATCCCCGGCACGGCCTGGCTCTCGGCGGGAATGCTTGCGGTGTGGGCGGCTTTGGACCGGGCCGCCCCGCGCCGCGCGGGGGTGCTTTTGGGGGGAGCTTTGGCCGTGCTGGGCCTAGCCTGGTGGGGCGCACACGGGGTTCCGCTGTGGCTGGGCTGGATCCTTGCGGTGCTCATCGTTTTTCCTATCGGCCCGGCAAGTTACCGGCTCTTTTTTGAACCCGCCAAGAACGCCAGCGTGCTGACCTACTTGATCATCGCGGTGGGGTTACACTTCGCCTACCAGGGCCTGGGGTTGGTTTTCTTCGGTCCCGAGCAATACCGCCTGCCCGCCATTCTGCCAGGCCAAACCCCCATCGGTAGCGTTCCTATCAACAACCAAGCTTTTTTGGTCTATGGCTTCGCCCTTTTTTGCATGCTGGGGTTGTATGGGTTTTTCACCCGTAGCCTGTATGGGAAAGCCCTGCGGGCCTGTGCGGTAAACCGGCTGGGGGCACGGCTGCTGGGAATCAGCCCGGCACAAGCGGGTTACGTTTCTTTCGGGATCGCCACCCTCATCGCTTGCGTGGCCGGGATGCTGCTGGCCCCGCTGATTCAACCCGCGTACTTCCAGGGTTTCCTGCTGGGGCTCAAGGGCTTCGTGGCGGGGATCCTGGGCGGCCTTATCAGTTATCCGCTGGCGGTGATCGGGGCTATCGTGGTGGGGGGGCTCGAGGCGTGGGCTTCCTTTCAGGCCAGCGCCTTCAAAGATGCTATCGTCTTCGCCTTGCTGCTGCCGATCTTATTCTGGCGCAGCCTCCGCAGCCCTGAAGTAGAGGAGGAGGAATGA
- a CDS encoding ABC transporter ATP-binding protein, whose translation MSFQLRRGEILGLIGPNGAGKSTCFNLITSVLVPSEGEVRFKGQTITGKPPYAVHKLGLARTFQHPHLFPEMTVLENAALGTYTRTTAGILTAMLGFARGEEQASLVEAYRALERVGLAHLAHQKADGLTVGQLRLLEIARALASNPEVLLLDEPAAGLRAGEKRQFAALIRKLVNEGVTVLLVDHDMELVMGLVDRLVVMHYGEKLAEGTPKEMQNNKKVIEAYLGEAVA comes from the coding sequence ATGAGCTTCCAGCTCCGGCGCGGCGAGATTCTAGGCCTGATCGGACCCAACGGGGCGGGCAAGTCTACCTGTTTCAACCTCATCACCTCGGTATTGGTGCCCAGCGAGGGCGAGGTGCGCTTCAAGGGGCAGACCATCACCGGCAAGCCCCCCTACGCGGTGCACAAGCTCGGCCTGGCCCGCACCTTCCAGCATCCCCACCTCTTCCCCGAGATGACCGTGCTCGAGAACGCCGCCCTAGGCACCTATACCCGCACCACTGCGGGTATTCTCACGGCGATGTTGGGGTTTGCGCGCGGCGAGGAGCAAGCCAGCCTGGTGGAGGCCTACCGCGCCCTCGAGCGGGTGGGCCTAGCCCATCTGGCCCACCAAAAAGCCGATGGGCTCACCGTAGGGCAGCTGAGGCTATTGGAGATCGCCCGGGCTCTCGCCTCAAACCCTGAGGTACTGCTTCTGGATGAGCCCGCTGCGGGGTTGCGCGCCGGGGAGAAGCGCCAGTTCGCCGCGCTCATCCGCAAGCTGGTAAACGAAGGGGTGACCGTGCTGCTGGTGGACCACGACATGGAACTGGTGATGGGCTTGGTGGACCGGCTGGTGGTGATGCACTACGGCGAGAAGCTGGCCGAGGGCACCCCCAAAGAGATGCAGAATAATAAGAAGGTAATCGAGGCCTACTTGGGGGAGGCAGTGGCATGA
- a CDS encoding ABC transporter ATP-binding protein has translation MSILEVNHLTVRYGAVEAVRNLSLHVDKGEAVTLIGPNGAGKSSSLKGIIGLVRSSGTVRYQGHTLAQQSPEALAAMGMVLVPEKRELFASMEVEDNLLLGAFSRYQRGEKGIREDLERVYSLFPRLKERRKQLAGTMSGGEQQMLAIGRALMARPKLLLLDEPSLGLAPLIVQEIFRILGELKKEGVPILLVEQNARMALKLADRGYVLEAGELVMEGRGQDLLHDQRVVESYLGIRATEEATSNAER, from the coding sequence ATGAGCATCCTCGAGGTCAACCACCTCACCGTCCGCTACGGGGCCGTGGAGGCCGTGCGGAACCTATCCCTGCACGTGGACAAAGGCGAGGCGGTGACCCTCATCGGCCCCAATGGCGCAGGGAAATCCAGCAGCCTTAAGGGGATCATTGGGCTGGTGCGCTCGAGCGGGACAGTACGCTACCAGGGCCACACCCTCGCCCAGCAGAGCCCCGAGGCGTTAGCCGCTATGGGCATGGTGCTGGTGCCGGAGAAGCGCGAACTCTTCGCCTCGATGGAGGTGGAGGATAACCTCCTGCTGGGGGCCTTCAGCCGCTACCAGCGCGGCGAGAAAGGTATTCGGGAGGACCTCGAGCGGGTGTATTCCCTGTTTCCTCGGCTCAAGGAACGCCGCAAGCAACTCGCGGGAACCATGTCCGGGGGCGAGCAACAGATGCTGGCCATCGGGCGGGCTTTGATGGCGCGGCCTAAATTGCTGCTTCTCGACGAGCCCAGCCTGGGCCTGGCCCCCCTCATCGTGCAGGAGATCTTCCGTATCCTGGGCGAACTCAAAAAGGAGGGGGTACCCATTTTGCTGGTGGAGCAAAACGCCCGCATGGCCCTCAAGCTGGCCGACCGGGGATACGTGCTCGAGGCCGGAGAGCTGGTGATGGAAGGGCGGGGCCAAGACCTCCTGCACGACCAGCGGGTGGTCGAATCCTACTTGGGAATCCGCGCCACGGAAGAGGCGACGTCCAACGCCGAGCGCTAG
- the paaI gene encoding hydroxyphenylacetyl-CoA thioesterase PaaI, producing the protein MSDPFMHLLGIEVCSVGAGQAHLVAEVRPQHLNIHGTCHGGFLYSLADAAFALASNSHGVMAVALATHMEYFKAVREGDRLEARASEENLGRHTATYRIEIAREGQTVALFTGTVYRLSETKEKQ; encoded by the coding sequence ATGTCTGACCCGTTTATGCACCTGTTGGGCATCGAAGTCTGCTCGGTCGGGGCGGGACAGGCGCATCTCGTAGCAGAGGTCCGCCCTCAGCACCTCAACATCCACGGAACCTGCCACGGGGGGTTCCTCTACAGCCTGGCCGACGCCGCCTTTGCCCTGGCCTCGAACTCGCACGGGGTCATGGCGGTGGCGCTTGCGACCCATATGGAGTACTTCAAGGCCGTGCGGGAGGGCGACCGTCTAGAAGCCCGCGCTAGCGAGGAAAACCTGGGCCGCCACACCGCCACCTACCGAATCGAGATCGCACGGGAGGGCCAGACCGTGGCGCTATTTACCGGGACGGTCTACCGCCTGAGCGAAACCAAGGAGAAGCAATGA
- a CDS encoding acetyl-CoA C-acyltransferase, with protein sequence MSEAWIVDAVRTPVGKHGGALASVRPDDLAAIPLKALLLRSGIPGSDLEDVYLGCANQAGEDNRNVARMALLLAGIPQSVGGSTVNRLCGSGLDAVASAARAVMLGEGQAYIGGGVESMSRAPWVMPKAERAFPTGNVTVYDTTLGWRFINPRMQELYGSESMGETAENLAELYRISREAQDKFALRSHQKAIAAQQGHGYAEEIVSVEVKDRKGNILQVKTDEGPRADTSLEALAKLKPVFRPGGSVTAGNSSSLNDGAAAVLVVSREYAQAHGLKPLARVRSMAVAGVEPRIMGIGPVPASKKALERAGLKLSDLGVIELNEAFAAQSLAVLHDWDLDPEDPRLNPNGGAIAIGHPLGASGARILTTLLYEMRRRDAQFGMATMCIGVGQGIAMVVENVR encoded by the coding sequence ATGAGCGAAGCATGGATTGTAGATGCCGTTCGTACCCCGGTGGGCAAACACGGAGGGGCGCTCGCCAGCGTGCGCCCCGATGACCTAGCCGCGATCCCGCTCAAGGCGCTGCTCCTGCGCAGCGGCATACCGGGAAGCGACCTCGAGGACGTCTACTTAGGTTGCGCCAACCAGGCTGGGGAGGATAACCGGAACGTGGCCCGCATGGCTCTGCTGCTGGCGGGGATACCCCAAAGCGTGGGGGGTTCGACGGTGAACCGGCTGTGTGGAAGCGGGCTAGATGCGGTAGCCTCCGCAGCGCGGGCAGTGATGTTGGGCGAAGGGCAAGCCTATATCGGCGGGGGTGTGGAGAGCATGAGCCGCGCTCCCTGGGTGATGCCCAAAGCCGAGCGGGCCTTCCCCACCGGTAACGTCACGGTCTATGACACCACCCTGGGCTGGCGCTTCATCAACCCCAGGATGCAGGAGCTATACGGCAGCGAATCCATGGGTGAGACCGCCGAGAACCTGGCCGAGCTATACCGAATCTCCCGGGAGGCGCAGGACAAGTTCGCCCTGCGCTCGCACCAAAAAGCCATCGCCGCCCAGCAGGGCCATGGCTACGCTGAGGAGATCGTCTCGGTGGAGGTCAAAGACCGCAAGGGCAACATCCTTCAGGTCAAAACCGATGAGGGGCCCCGGGCCGACACCAGCCTGGAAGCCTTAGCCAAACTCAAGCCAGTGTTTCGCCCAGGCGGGAGCGTGACCGCCGGGAACAGCTCGAGCCTCAACGACGGGGCCGCTGCAGTGCTGGTGGTGTCAAGGGAGTATGCCCAAGCCCACGGGCTAAAGCCACTGGCGCGGGTAAGGAGCATGGCCGTAGCCGGGGTTGAGCCCCGGATTATGGGCATCGGGCCGGTTCCAGCTTCCAAGAAGGCCTTGGAACGGGCCGGGCTGAAGCTCTCCGACCTGGGGGTAATCGAACTCAACGAGGCCTTCGCTGCCCAAAGCTTGGCGGTGCTGCACGACTGGGACTTAGACCCCGAAGATCCCCGCCTCAACCCTAACGGCGGGGCCATCGCCATCGGTCACCCTCTCGGCGCTTCGGGCGCGCGGATCCTGACCACGCTCCTTTACGAGATGCGCCGCCGGGATGCCCAGTTTGGAATGGCGACGATGTGTATTGGGGTGGGGCAGGGGATCGCGATGGTGGTGGAGAATGTGCGCTGA
- a CDS encoding phenylacetate--CoA ligase family protein, producing MPIFQPELETLPRPQLKALQDERLREQVHYVYARVPFYRQRLDEAGIKPGDIRGVEDLPKLPFTRKKDLREHYPFGMFAVGREELARIHASSGTTGKPTVVGYTRGDLEVFAEVVARSLAAAGGEPGMMLHNAYGYGLFTGGLGLHGGAEKLGMLVVPVSGGMTERQIMLIQDFKPEMISCTPSYAQTLAEEFKKRGVAPEEISLKYAVLGAEPWTEAIRKSVEEGLGVRATNIYGLSEIIGPGVSNEDVHEREGLSYIWEDHFYPEIVHPETGEPLPEGETGVLVLTTLTKKAMPILRYWTGDLTFITREPAPSGRTHARMGQIRGRTDDMLIIRGVNVYPTQIEEVLKGIAEVEPHYQIVVSRQGTLDEVELKVELAEGFYRHIGAQMLSDEVVEADHQLSALRDKVAFKIKDNVGVSVKVSLLSPGTAPRSEGGKLKRVADLRRLS from the coding sequence ATGCCGATCTTCCAACCCGAACTCGAGACCCTCCCCCGCCCCCAACTCAAAGCGCTGCAAGACGAACGGCTGCGCGAGCAGGTGCACTATGTCTATGCACGCGTGCCCTTTTACCGGCAACGCCTGGACGAAGCCGGGATCAAGCCGGGAGATATCCGGGGCGTAGAAGACCTACCCAAGCTACCTTTCACCCGCAAAAAAGACCTGCGCGAGCACTACCCCTTCGGGATGTTCGCGGTGGGGCGGGAAGAGCTGGCCCGCATCCATGCCTCTTCCGGCACCACCGGTAAGCCCACCGTGGTGGGGTATACGAGAGGGGACCTCGAGGTCTTCGCCGAAGTGGTGGCCCGCTCGCTGGCGGCGGCGGGGGGAGAGCCGGGGATGATGCTGCATAACGCCTACGGCTACGGCCTTTTCACCGGGGGGCTAGGTCTCCACGGGGGCGCGGAAAAACTGGGAATGCTGGTGGTTCCGGTCTCCGGAGGCATGACCGAACGCCAGATTATGCTCATCCAGGATTTCAAACCCGAGATGATCTCCTGCACCCCCTCTTACGCGCAAACTCTGGCCGAGGAGTTCAAGAAGCGCGGGGTCGCCCCCGAAGAGATCAGCCTCAAGTACGCCGTGCTGGGCGCCGAACCCTGGACCGAAGCCATCCGCAAGAGCGTCGAGGAAGGCTTGGGGGTCAGGGCTACCAACATCTACGGGCTCTCGGAGATCATCGGGCCGGGGGTCTCCAACGAGGACGTCCATGAGCGTGAGGGGCTCAGCTATATCTGGGAGGACCACTTCTACCCAGAAATCGTCCACCCCGAGACCGGCGAACCCCTCCCTGAGGGCGAGACCGGGGTATTGGTCCTTACGACGCTGACCAAGAAAGCCATGCCCATCTTGCGCTACTGGACTGGCGACCTGACCTTTATCACGCGGGAACCCGCGCCCTCGGGCCGCACCCACGCGCGCATGGGGCAGATCCGGGGCCGTACCGATGACATGCTGATCATCCGGGGGGTGAACGTCTACCCCACCCAGATCGAGGAGGTACTCAAGGGTATCGCGGAAGTAGAGCCGCACTACCAGATCGTGGTGAGCCGACAGGGAACTTTGGACGAGGTAGAACTCAAGGTCGAGCTTGCCGAAGGCTTCTACCGCCACATCGGGGCTCAGATGCTCTCCGACGAGGTCGTGGAGGCCGATCACCAGCTTTCGGCGTTGCGCGACAAGGTAGCTTTCAAGATCAAGGACAACGTAGGGGTTTCCGTCAAAGTCTCGCTGCTCTCCCCGGGAACCGCACCCCGCAGCGAGGGCGGCAAGCTCAAACGGGTGGCGGACTTGCGGAGGCTGAGCTAA
- a CDS encoding thioesterase family protein, which produces MQAIPIGYRAEFETVVTAEMTVDFEHPHDPRLGKLHPVYATYWMAKHMELAGRKIILPFLEEGEEGIGSKVSVHHLASALPGMRVKIVAEHVRTEGNRIYTACQAWNELGDLIGEGETEQVILPKEKLERIFHKLQERWASFQQAKS; this is translated from the coding sequence ATGCAAGCTATACCCATAGGATACCGCGCGGAGTTCGAAACGGTCGTCACCGCAGAGATGACGGTGGACTTCGAACACCCCCACGACCCCCGGCTGGGCAAGCTACACCCGGTCTACGCCACCTACTGGATGGCCAAACACATGGAACTCGCCGGGCGGAAAATCATCCTGCCATTTCTGGAGGAGGGCGAGGAAGGAATCGGCTCCAAGGTGAGCGTCCACCACCTGGCCTCGGCGTTGCCGGGGATGCGGGTGAAGATCGTAGCGGAGCACGTCCGTACCGAAGGAAACCGAATCTACACCGCTTGCCAAGCCTGGAACGAACTGGGCGATCTGATTGGAGAGGGCGAGACCGAACAGGTGATCTTGCCCAAAGAAAAGCTCGAGCGCATCTTCCATAAGCTCCAGGAGCGCTGGGCCAGCTTCCAGCAGGCGAAAAGCTAG
- a CDS encoding LON peptidase substrate-binding domain-containing protein, whose protein sequence is MTRLPLFPLPETVVFPGLLIPLLIFEERYKQMTKDLLALPERERRFVITLAGPEPGQMRSIGGIVEVMAVSENPDGTFTMLTRGTERCRVEDIDSSQHPYLSVPEKLYPLERGDLAAERIAAWDTMEAFRAFSQGRMDPKALEQAIHNLPDDPLYHASFLCVNLGADAPSRQYLLEAPSLLERFARVQRFIQQFQQPGGSVSA, encoded by the coding sequence GTGACCCGGCTACCTTTATTCCCCCTACCGGAAACCGTGGTGTTCCCGGGACTGTTGATACCGCTACTCATCTTCGAAGAACGCTACAAGCAAATGACCAAAGATCTGCTGGCCCTGCCTGAGCGGGAGCGTAGATTCGTCATCACCCTGGCCGGTCCAGAGCCAGGTCAGATGCGCTCGATAGGTGGAATTGTCGAGGTAATGGCGGTATCGGAGAACCCTGACGGCACCTTCACTATGCTCACCCGGGGCACTGAGCGCTGCCGGGTTGAGGATATCGACTCCAGCCAACACCCCTACCTCTCGGTCCCCGAGAAGCTTTACCCCCTCGAGCGCGGCGATCTGGCCGCGGAGCGCATCGCCGCTTGGGACACCATGGAAGCCTTCCGGGCTTTCTCCCAGGGGCGCATGGACCCCAAGGCGCTGGAGCAGGCCATCCATAACCTGCCGGACGATCCGCTGTACCATGCCTCATTTTTGTGTGTCAATCTCGGCGCGGATGCCCCCTCACGGCAGTACCTGCTCGAGGCTCCCTCGCTGCTGGAGCGCTTTGCGCGGGTGCAACGGTTTATCCAGCAGTTCCAGCAGCCGGGGGGTTCGGTTTCAGCTTAG
- a CDS encoding 3-oxoacyl-ACP synthase, producing the protein MAYLSGLGVYLPVPRMTSGEIALRSGLPEWVVREKLGIHQKPVPGPGDDPAKMAAKAAAEALKDAGVSGAEVDVVLSIVEEYKDYPVWTSAPYIALEVFADRAWGFDINQKCASFITALTVAQGLFAARPEVEVILVAGGYRNGDLIDYTDENVRFMYDLAAGGGAAVLTREGPGIKLLSTRLKTDAVLAQSVLVPVGGTAAPVTPENAGQFKLRVTNPEWMKTRLEAVSLPGFFEVIQGSLHDAGYTAADLDYLALLHMKPSAHRAVLEGLGIAEDQCIYLAEYGHLGQLDPILSLKLARDAGKIGPGSLIGLAAAGVGYHWGAAVLRWEREHGA; encoded by the coding sequence ATGGCTTACCTCAGCGGCCTAGGGGTCTATCTACCCGTTCCACGCATGACCAGCGGCGAAATCGCCCTGCGGTCAGGGCTGCCGGAATGGGTGGTGCGGGAGAAGCTGGGCATCCACCAAAAACCCGTACCCGGCCCCGGCGACGACCCCGCCAAGATGGCCGCCAAGGCGGCTGCAGAAGCCCTGAAAGATGCCGGGGTAAGCGGTGCGGAGGTAGACGTGGTGCTCTCCATCGTCGAGGAGTACAAAGATTACCCGGTGTGGACGAGCGCGCCCTACATCGCGCTAGAGGTCTTTGCAGACCGGGCCTGGGGCTTCGATATCAACCAAAAGTGCGCTAGCTTTATCACCGCCCTCACCGTAGCCCAGGGGCTTTTCGCCGCGCGGCCCGAGGTGGAGGTGATCCTGGTAGCCGGGGGCTACCGCAACGGCGATCTGATCGACTATACCGACGAAAACGTGCGCTTCATGTACGATCTGGCGGCGGGCGGGGGGGCAGCCGTCCTAACCCGCGAAGGACCGGGGATCAAGCTCCTGTCTACCCGGCTCAAAACCGACGCGGTGCTGGCCCAGAGCGTGCTGGTCCCGGTGGGCGGAACCGCCGCGCCCGTCACCCCGGAAAATGCCGGGCAGTTCAAGCTGCGCGTGACCAACCCCGAGTGGATGAAGACCCGGCTCGAGGCCGTCTCCCTGCCGGGTTTCTTCGAGGTCATCCAGGGGTCTTTGCACGACGCCGGATATACTGCCGCCGACCTCGACTACCTGGCCTTGCTGCACATGAAACCCTCGGCGCATCGGGCGGTGCTCGAGGGGTTGGGGATAGCGGAGGATCAGTGCATCTACCTGGCCGAGTACGGCCACTTAGGCCAGCTCGACCCCATACTTTCGCTCAAGCTGGCCCGGGACGCCGGAAAGATCGGCCCCGGCAGCCTCATCGGCCTCGCGGCGGCAGGGGTCGGGTACCACTGGGGGGCCGCGGTGCTGCGTTGGGAGAGGGAGCATGGAGCTTAA